The DNA segment AGTACCACCTTTTTCATAAAGAAGGAGATCAAAAATGGATAGCAACCTTACGCCCTACATTGTCATCTTTGTGGCCGGGGTCGCCGCTTTTGTTTTTGCTCTCTGGTACGACCACAAAAACAAGCCAAATGGAAATCATAAATAAAGTAACATCTGCCCCTATCCCCACAGAAGTGGCTATCTATAAGCTCAAATCAAGCAGCGAATTTGGCTACGCCATGTTGGAGTTTTCTCATGAATTCGTAGAAATCTTCTTCAACGAGATAAACAAATACATTACTGAATTTTTGATACTAACCAGAAAAAGAAATGCGTTGGCTCAAACACACGGATAAAAGAAAGCCCGGCTCAAACCGGGCTTTCTCATTGTCTTCAGGAGCTATTTTTTCTGTTTTGATTGGTACCAAAGCCCATAGAGAAAAACAACGCCAAGCATGGCAAAACCAATCAGGTACTTGATAGTGCTATCTTCCATCATTTTCTCTCCTCAGCCGGATTGGCTCACTCCGGGCTTTTATTGTTGTCTTCAGATTTATTCTTTTTGGGTGGTTTATACCAAAAATAACCGTACAAAAAAACACCAATGCATGTCGCAAAACCAATCAGCGCATTTATCTGAGTACTTTTCATTTCAGTTCCCCTTCAACACCACAGATTTACTTCATTGGTTCGCACCAAGCTGGACCGGCTCAGACCGGCCTAGTCCAATGCCGCGAACTAGCGAGAATTGTTAAGGGCATTCCTGCTACTTAACAGGCGTTGCCGTTATGCTTTTACCCTGAGCGGCCAGCTCATCGAGCGCCCATTCAATAAGAAGAGCGCAAACCTGGCCTCTAGGTCCGACAGTTTTCTTCTCAAGCTTGTTCCGGATCTCTGCTGAGATTGGCACATTTACGGACGTCCTCGGCTTTGGGCCTTGGCCATACATCAAAACCAATGGCCCCCGCTTGCCCAGGCGTTCTCCGACCTCCACCTCCAAACGTTTGACAGGCTTCTTTCCTCTCGCCCCTGGGCGACTTTGCTTCGTACTGCTTTTCCTCTTTTCTTCCTCTTCTTTGAGGACTTCCATGTCGGTTGCTTCGTCTTTATCTAATTCATTCATCCAATCGTCATTATTAGACATTATGCAGCACACTCCGCTAATGTGAGTAAAGTTGAAATCTTTATCTATTTTTTTAGAACATTTTGAATCTCTTGTCGCGCATCTTGTACTGCATAGGCACTATTCAACTCAACATCAAAGATGGTCCTTCCTTGATCCATTGCCACCCGATAAACAGTTCTGCTCTTCACGATCTTAGGCTCTGCAAAGAGCTTCATTTTGACAGCCCGCTGCATGGTCTGCCTTTCAACCCTGTGCTGTCTCTTCACATCATTGAATACGACAACGACTTTCACTCCCGAAGCCACGAGACTACGCAAAGCTTTGACTCCGGCTTGCATGTCAGGACGGGATGGACGCATAGGGAAAACTACGGCCTGTGAAGTGGGAACCTCTGAAAACCCTGGAGGATGATCCACTATTACGACATCAAAACCATTGCGTGGGATTTTATCAGTCACCTCGAACGGAAGGTTCCCATCGGCGGCAATCGCAAGAGCGGTTCCCTGAGGATCAAGGTCTGCCAAAACCACACTCTTTCCTTTAGCCTGAACTGCGGCTGAAAGGTTCAAAGCCAGGGTAGATTTCCCAACCCCTCCTTTTGGATTCCATACTGATATTGTAAGCACTTAACCTCCTAGAAAAGACTTCCTTTTTTCATCATAAGACTATATAGTTGTTAAAAGATGTAAACTTTATACAACTTATAGTCAATTTGTCAGTGTGGATATTTAAAAACCCCTTCGCAAGAAGGTTTAAGGCAAGGCCACAAAAACGGCCTGACAGAGTTCCTACCACCCTGCCAGGCCTAAACCTAAAACCCCTCAAGGAGGCTTTCGGAAATGCATCCCGAATTGCAAAATTTTGATTACCAATTACGCACTATCGTGCGTGCTGTCGAGTCTGGCGCCGTGTTGCCCGTTGGAAACCGCCGCCTGTTCATGCCGGAGCCAGGACAATTTGCTAACCTGATACAGCTCCCCAATGGCGAAAGCCGCTACGTCCCTCTCCAGGACATGACTATGAGCAGCTTCTTCGACGAACTGGACAACCTCCCAGAGGCCAGCCTGTTCACTGTCGTGGATCGTTCTCTAACGTTCCTCGTGGCTACCGCAGATCCGGACGAATTGGACGACATAGCACAAGACACGCGTCTCCCTGAAGGGGGCACTCCATAGAGCGGACAAAGTTGCACGTTAAGGCGTTTGGCCAAGATTCCAGATATAATCTCCTGTGAGATTGATGTGCTCCCATCCAAGCGGAGAAAGGTAGCTCTGAAACTCCTCCGGAACATCCATTTCCTCTCGTACTTTTTTCACGGCCTTTTCCAGATAGACCGTGTTCCAGAGGATTATCGTAGCTACGACAAGGTTTAGACCAGAAGTCCTATAGCACTGGCTTTCAAAAGAACGATCTCGGACTTCTCCGAGTCGATTGAAAAACACTGCACGAGCAAGTGCGTTTCTGGACTCCCCTTTGTTCAGACCGGCTTGAACACGAGAACGGAGTTCTGGCTTTTTGACCCAATCCAATAGGAAAAGAGTCCTTTCCAAACGCCCAAGCTCGCGTATGGCCAAAGCCAATTTGTTTTGCCGTGGATAGGAGGCCAACTTACGAATTATGAGGGATGCCGTAACGGTTCCCAATCGAATTGAGCTTGCCAGCCTCAATATCTCTTCCCATTGGTTCTCAATGTCCTTTTGCTTGATCTTTGATCCTATCAACGGCTCCAGGTCAGCCCAGCGTTTTGCGCTGCCAAAGGTGTATAGTTTTACGTCACCTATGTTGCGAATTCGGGGAGCAAAACGAAATCCGAGCAAATGGCAAAGAGCAAACACATGGTCCGTAAAACCTGCGGTGTCAGTGTAGTGTTCTTCAATATTGAGATTGCTTTCATGGTAAAGCAAGCCGTCCAGGACATAGGTTGCATCGCGTGCTGTTGCGTTGATGAGCTGGCTGTGAAATGGGGTGTATTGATCCGAGATGTGGGTGTAGAAAATCACACCGGGATCTCGCCCATATCGGGCATTTACATCTCCGAGGCCTCGACCAACACTGCCAAGAGGAAAGTGCTGCCCGTCTGAAGACGAGGTGGAGCCATCGCCCCACTGTCCTGCAAGTGGAATTATGTGGTGGTAATTGGTTATCTCAGCCAACCCTCTGGAATAGCATTCGCTTCTGACATACCAATCCGAAACCCAAGACAACTGTTTATACGAGGCCCCGGAACTAGCCTCTGCCATCCTTGTCAGTCCAAGATTAATCCCATCTGAGAGAATCACTGACAAAAGAGATTCCTTGTCTTGAGATGGTTGGCCAGTTCTCAAATGAGTGAATTGTTCGGTGAAACCTGTCCATTGATCTACTTCAATGAGGAGATCGGTAATTTTAATGCGAGGAAGCTCTGCATATACGCGCCGGCTGAATTGCTTGGCTTCATCGGGAACAGAGTTACCCCTATATGGTTGCATTGAAAGCCTACCATTCTTGAGACAAACCGTATCCAAATCATTGCTTCTGAGAAGCCTTTGGAATTCTTCCAACTGACTTTCAAGGAGTTCTTTCCGCTCTGAGATGTATCTTGTGCAATCCGTTTCGACCGCTACAGGTATTTCACGAGACTCCTGAAGCTGACGAAAAGCGGAAGGGCCCATGAGGTATTCGTTGAAATCTTCGAATTGACGGCTGCCTGGTACCCATACATCGCCAGAACGGAGTCGGTTACGGAGTTCGCTTAAAGCGCACAGTTCATAGTACCTACGGTTCAGGCCATCAGTTTCGAAAATAAATGGTTGCCAGCGTTTTGGGATAAATGAAGTAGGAACTTGGTCGGGCAATTTGCGTTTGCCCGTTTTGTTCATGTCACGGATGATATCAATAGCTGTAAGAACATCCCGTCCACCAGAGCTTGCACGGAAGTCAAAATGCTCCAACATGGTTGGAGCATACCGCCGAATCTGATTGAAACTCGTGTCAACATAATGGAGATAATCGAACCGCTGAGGTTGAGACAGGTTTTCAGCAGCTTCAACCGTTGCACGAAAATCATCCCAGGACAGTTCAGCCTCGATTAGCTCCCAAGGGTCTAAATGCTCCTCACGCGCTTTGATTAAGGCTTGGCCAAGCTTTGAGAAAACGTTGACGGTTGTTTTGATGTTCTTTGCATCATCTTGTAGCTGAGTAGCCTGTTTTCGTTGGCTACGCCGCATTAGGGAGCCAATGATGCGGTCATGCATGTTGACGACCTCATCCATTAAGGAGCGTTGAATTTCAAGCAAGCATACGGTCATGATCGTATACCGTCTTTGTTCATTCAACATTCGCAGATTATGCACAGCAATTCGATTACCTTCTTGGGCAAGTTGCTTGCGGCGAATTGTCGGTACTGCGTCCAAGACCTCGGAAGGAAGACCAAGCAACCGGATAGCGGCCAACTTTTCCATTATCAAAATCACATTTATAGGAGAAGGACGGCCAGCAGGTTGACGAATCCATGAAAGTCTACTCTGTGATTTCTCGCCTCGTGGATTAAGCCAAAATTTAAGATCAGCCT comes from the Pseudodesulfovibrio piezophilus C1TLV30 genome and includes:
- a CDS encoding ParA family protein, which gives rise to MLTISVWNPKGGVGKSTLALNLSAAVQAKGKSVVLADLDPQGTALAIAADGNLPFEVTDKIPRNGFDVVIVDHPPGFSEVPTSQAVVFPMRPSRPDMQAGVKALRSLVASGVKVVVVFNDVKRQHRVERQTMQRAVKMKLFAEPKIVKSRTVYRVAMDQGRTIFDVELNSAYAVQDARQEIQNVLKK
- a CDS encoding Tn3 family transposase yields the protein MPRRTVLSSSQRTVFEVLPSVPDLLTRYYVLDEDELALISKCRRPRNRLGFALQLCLIKFPGRALRPDDEIPDSLVEFIAEQIEEESEVFCGYADRDQTRREHFKTLIEFFRLSRFGDSHYQEMVRWLTPIAVDNPKSTFLVGATLNELRRRKILHPALTVVERLVAQVKIQADRRVYNEVTGLLSDRHQADLKFWLNPRGEKSQSRLSWIRQPAGRPSPINVILIMEKLAAIRLLGLPSEVLDAVPTIRRKQLAQEGNRIAVHNLRMLNEQRRYTIMTVCLLEIQRSLMDEVVNMHDRIIGSLMRRSQRKQATQLQDDAKNIKTTVNVFSKLGQALIKAREEHLDPWELIEAELSWDDFRATVEAAENLSQPQRFDYLHYVDTSFNQIRRYAPTMLEHFDFRASSGGRDVLTAIDIIRDMNKTGKRKLPDQVPTSFIPKRWQPFIFETDGLNRRYYELCALSELRNRLRSGDVWVPGSRQFEDFNEYLMGPSAFRQLQESREIPVAVETDCTRYISERKELLESQLEEFQRLLRSNDLDTVCLKNGRLSMQPYRGNSVPDEAKQFSRRVYAELPRIKITDLLIEVDQWTGFTEQFTHLRTGQPSQDKESLLSVILSDGINLGLTRMAEASSGASYKQLSWVSDWYVRSECYSRGLAEITNYHHIIPLAGQWGDGSTSSSDGQHFPLGSVGRGLGDVNARYGRDPGVIFYTHISDQYTPFHSQLINATARDATYVLDGLLYHESNLNIEEHYTDTAGFTDHVFALCHLLGFRFAPRIRNIGDVKLYTFGSAKRWADLEPLIGSKIKQKDIENQWEEILRLASSIRLGTVTASLIIRKLASYPRQNKLALAIRELGRLERTLFLLDWVKKPELRSRVQAGLNKGESRNALARAVFFNRLGEVRDRSFESQCYRTSGLNLVVATIILWNTVYLEKAVKKVREEMDVPEEFQSYLSPLGWEHINLTGDYIWNLGQTP